One segment of Nodosilinea sp. PGN35 DNA contains the following:
- a CDS encoding DUF2808 domain-containing protein encodes MHTDLPWSYLRRGAALAGASLLTLGSATGFLAPASAPAIQYSDGTVGFSYPPRLTESYATRNLVSESNVTYYLTFDFPEAAAEPLDRVVIRLNEGYDPIFRYRLEAIEAFANTSEGRVSLPLGELTQAPDTRELTIPFDPPAAPGAPITLALRPVRNPRFGGVYLFGATAYPVGDTVEPTFLGYARLTFYERDRNRWP; translated from the coding sequence ATGCATACCGATCTACCTTGGTCATACCTGCGCCGGGGCGCTGCCCTGGCCGGTGCCAGTCTGCTGACCCTAGGGTCTGCCACAGGATTTTTAGCTCCCGCCTCCGCCCCGGCCATTCAATACTCGGACGGCACCGTGGGTTTCTCGTACCCGCCACGCCTAACCGAGAGCTACGCCACCCGCAACCTGGTCAGCGAAAGCAACGTCACCTACTACCTTACCTTCGATTTCCCTGAGGCCGCTGCTGAGCCGTTAGACCGGGTGGTGATTCGCCTGAATGAAGGCTACGACCCCATTTTTCGCTACCGGCTAGAGGCGATCGAAGCCTTCGCCAACACCTCCGAGGGCCGGGTGTCGCTACCTTTGGGCGAACTCACCCAAGCCCCAGACACCCGCGAGTTGACCATTCCCTTCGACCCGCCCGCTGCCCCAGGGGCACCCATCACCCTGGCCCTGCGGCCCGTAAGAAATCCTCGCTTTGGCGGGGTCTACCTGTTTGGGGCAACGGCTTACCCGGTGGGCGACACGGTAGAACCTACTTTTCTCGGCTACGCCCGGCTGACGTTCTATGAGAGGGATCGCAACCGCTGGCCCTAG
- a CDS encoding 2'-5' RNA ligase family protein — MASPPPKSARFFVALLPPQLVQEAITAIQQDIKLRYGSQAALRSPPHITLQPPFDWPLDRLGELTHHLHQFVQQHPPIPVFLEGFNAFPPRVIYVDVHQTAALLALQPALVAHLETHCGLCQGYREPNSGRRRAPWPFTPHVTVGFRDLTPAAFHRAWAEFEQRPFAAEFVVPALTLLRHDGQKWQVFSEFPLNASIL, encoded by the coding sequence ATGGCCAGCCCACCGCCAAAATCTGCTCGTTTTTTTGTGGCTCTGCTGCCGCCTCAGCTGGTGCAGGAGGCCATTACCGCTATCCAGCAGGACATCAAGCTACGTTATGGCAGTCAGGCCGCCCTCAGATCTCCGCCCCACATTACCCTACAGCCGCCCTTTGATTGGCCTCTAGACCGGCTGGGGGAGCTAACCCACCACCTGCACCAATTTGTTCAGCAGCACCCACCCATTCCCGTTTTTCTAGAAGGGTTTAATGCGTTTCCACCCCGAGTGATCTACGTTGATGTGCATCAGACGGCGGCGCTGCTGGCTTTGCAGCCAGCGTTAGTAGCCCATTTAGAAACCCACTGCGGGTTGTGTCAAGGCTACCGGGAACCAAATTCTGGCCGTCGCCGCGCCCCTTGGCCCTTCACCCCCCACGTCACCGTCGGCTTCCGCGACCTGACGCCCGCCGCATTTCACCGCGCTTGGGCAGAATTTGAGCAGCGCCCCTTTGCCGCCGAGTTTGTGGTGCCCGCCCTCACCCTGCTTCGCCACGACGGGCAAAAATGGCAGGTTTTTTCTGAATTCCCGCTGAACGCCTCAATCCTTTGA